The uncultured Dysgonomonas sp. genome contains the following window.
GTGCAGAGAAGGTGAAGTTTCTCGAAAATGCAGGATTTAAGCAAATTGTATTACCCCGCGAATTGACAATAGATGAAATAGGCGAAATTGCCGCTCAAGTAAAAACTCCTCTCGAGGTCTTTGTGCATGGCGCATTATGCGTATGTTACAGCGGGCAGTGTTATCTCAGTCAGGCTTTGTCGGGGCGCAGTGCTAACAAAGGAGCATGCGCACAGTATTGCCGTTTGCCATATACGCTGGTTGACGCTGATGGAGAGGAGATAATGCAAAAGAAGCATTTTCTGTCGATGAAAGATCTTAATCTGTTGGATAATCTGGAAGAATTACTGGAGGCTGGCGTCAGTTCTCTCAAGATAGAAGGGCGGTTGAAAGATGTCTCCTATGTGAAGAATGTGGTGGCTTATTATCGTCAGAAACTGGATGCAGTTCTGGCAAAACATTCTCAGTATATAAGGGCTTCGTCGGGTAAATCAGTATATACATTCGAACCCAATCCGGAAAAAAGTTTCAACCGAGGTTTTACCAAATACTTTTTGCACGACCGTAGCAGTAATATGTGGTCGGTAGATTCGCCCAAATCGGTAGGTGAGCCCATCGGAAAAATTACAGAGATTACAACAAAGTACATCAAAATCAATAGCACGATAAGAATACACAACGGCGATGGCCTGTGCTACTTTAATAATAAAAAAGAGTTGGAGGGTATTCATGTCAATCGTGTCGAAGGTGAACTTATCTTTCCGGCAGCGATTCCTGAAGTTAAGCGAGGCACTTTTGTGTACCGCAATTATGACCATGAGTTTGAAAAGTTGCTGTCGAAAAAATCGGCAGAGCGCCGTATCGGTGCTACTATAGAACTGAATGAAATTCCATTCGGCTTTTCTTTAGAGATTACTGATGAGGATGATAATTATGCGGTACTTAATTTTGAAACGGAGAAACAATCTGCCCTGAAAGACCAGACTGAAAATATCCGGAATAATCTGAGCAAGACGGGTAATACGATATTTAAAGTGGAGGAGGTCAATATAAATTGGAGCGATAGTTGGTTTGTTCCGGTTTCCCTGTTGTCGGAATGGAGACGACAACTGACAGATAAACTGTTATCCGTACGAAAAATCAGATATCAACAGGAGATAGTACCTCATAAACAGACCTCGCATGCTTTTCCTGTTAAAGATATTACATATCTGGGGAATGTGATGAACGAAAAGGGTAGGCGATTTTATACGCAACATCAATCGTCGGTGATACAGCCTGCGTTTGAAAAACAGGGACAAAAAGGTGTATCTCTCATGTTTACCCGCCATTGTATCAAACAGTCATTAGGTTGGTGTCTGAAAGAAGGAACCGAAAAACATCCTTACAAAGAGCCTTTCTTTTTGATATATAACAATACAAAATTGCGTCTTTCGTTCGATTGTCGAAATTGTGAGATGAAAGTATTTAACGATTCGTACGCAGAATAATATACATATTGATATTTTCTGTATCTTTGAACTTATATTGAAAATTTTCAATATTTTCATTCTATGCTGAAAAGAATTGTAAGATATACTTGGCCTCCCGCGGTCATTGCTATTATCATTTTTTA
Protein-coding sequences here:
- a CDS encoding U32 family peptidase; amino-acid sequence: MLKARKIELLAPAKNLECGIEAINHGADAVYIGAPKFSARAAAGNTLDDIKSLAEYAHQFGAKVYVALNTILTDSELQDAEELIWQLYTDAKIDALIIQDMGITMLNLPPVALHASTQMDNRSAEKVKFLENAGFKQIVLPRELTIDEIGEIAAQVKTPLEVFVHGALCVCYSGQCYLSQALSGRSANKGACAQYCRLPYTLVDADGEEIMQKKHFLSMKDLNLLDNLEELLEAGVSSLKIEGRLKDVSYVKNVVAYYRQKLDAVLAKHSQYIRASSGKSVYTFEPNPEKSFNRGFTKYFLHDRSSNMWSVDSPKSVGEPIGKITEITTKYIKINSTIRIHNGDGLCYFNNKKELEGIHVNRVEGELIFPAAIPEVKRGTFVYRNYDHEFEKLLSKKSAERRIGATIELNEIPFGFSLEITDEDDNYAVLNFETEKQSALKDQTENIRNNLSKTGNTIFKVEEVNINWSDSWFVPVSLLSEWRRQLTDKLLSVRKIRYQQEIVPHKQTSHAFPVKDITYLGNVMNEKGRRFYTQHQSSVIQPAFEKQGQKGVSLMFTRHCIKQSLGWCLKEGTEKHPYKEPFFLIYNNTKLRLSFDCRNCEMKVFNDSYAE